The Eleftheria terrae genome has a window encoding:
- a CDS encoding fasciclin domain-containing protein, which yields MKKIIALTALVVAAAGAQAKDIVDTAVAAGDFKTLATALEKAGLVQTLKGKGPFTVFAPTDAAFAKVPKAQLDALLADKEKLTAVLTYHVVPGKVMAQDVKPGKVKTVQGSELTVSTGNGGVMVDKARVVKADIAADNGVIHVIDSVVLPQP from the coding sequence ATGAAGAAGATCATCGCCCTCACTGCCCTGGTCGTTGCCGCCGCAGGCGCGCAGGCGAAGGACATCGTCGACACCGCGGTGGCGGCCGGCGACTTCAAGACGCTCGCGACCGCGCTGGAAAAGGCCGGCCTCGTGCAGACGCTCAAGGGCAAGGGCCCGTTCACCGTGTTCGCGCCGACCGATGCTGCGTTTGCGAAGGTGCCCAAGGCCCAGCTGGATGCACTGCTGGCCGACAAGGAGAAGCTGACCGCGGTGCTGACCTACCACGTCGTGCCTGGCAAGGTGATGGCGCAGGATGTGAAGCCCGGCAAGGTGAAGACCGTGCAAGGCAGCGAGTTGACCGTGAGCACCGGCAACGGCGGCGTGATGGTCGACAAGGCCAGGGTCGTGAAGGCCGACATCGCGGCCGACAACGGCGTGATCCATGTCATCGACAGCGTGGTGCTGCCGCAGCCCTGA
- a CDS encoding MerR family transcriptional regulator — MATGFTIAAVERDVGLSKDVLRVWERRYGFPAPARDANGERLYPADQVDRLRRIKRLMDQGHRPGRLLTLPPEELDALTSAGTPAAQDDGGDGLAALVGLVRRHEKDAFLQALQQRLAREGLQRFVQDTVAPLAGRIGADWEEGRLQVFEEHLFTELTGRVLQQAIASVPGGRAPRVLLTTVPNEQHAMGLLMVEAVLALEGATCISLGTQMPLLEIARAADAHRVDLVALSFSAAFPARQVAGLLHQLRALLPAQVGLWAGGRGVSRATGAEGIRVLHTLDEAVAAVAAWREEPA; from the coding sequence ATGGCGACCGGTTTCACGATCGCGGCGGTGGAACGCGACGTGGGCTTGTCCAAGGATGTTCTGCGCGTGTGGGAGCGGCGCTACGGATTTCCTGCTCCCGCGCGCGATGCCAACGGGGAGCGCCTGTATCCGGCCGACCAGGTCGACCGCCTGCGCCGCATCAAGCGCTTGATGGACCAAGGCCACAGGCCGGGCCGTCTGCTGACCCTGCCTCCCGAGGAACTCGACGCCCTGACCTCGGCTGGCACGCCGGCGGCCCAGGACGACGGTGGTGACGGGCTCGCCGCGCTTGTCGGCCTGGTCAGGCGACACGAAAAGGACGCCTTCCTGCAAGCCCTGCAGCAGCGCCTGGCGCGCGAGGGTCTGCAGCGATTTGTCCAGGACACGGTCGCACCTTTGGCTGGCCGCATCGGCGCGGACTGGGAGGAAGGCCGGCTGCAAGTGTTCGAGGAGCACCTCTTCACGGAGCTGACCGGCCGGGTGCTCCAGCAGGCCATCGCGTCGGTGCCCGGCGGCCGGGCGCCTCGCGTGCTGCTGACGACGGTGCCCAACGAGCAGCATGCGATGGGGCTGCTGATGGTCGAGGCGGTGCTCGCGCTCGAGGGCGCGACCTGCATCTCGCTCGGCACCCAGATGCCCCTGCTCGAGATCGCCCGCGCGGCCGACGCGCACCGGGTGGACCTCGTGGCGCTGTCGTTCTCCGCCGCCTTCCCGGCGCGGCAGGTGGCTGGCCTGCTGCACCAGCTGCGCGCCCTGCTGCCTGCGCAGGTCGGCTTATGGGCCGGCGGAAGGGGGGTGTCGCGTGCGACTGGCGCCGAGGGGATCCGGGTCCTGCACACGCTGGACGAGGCGGTGGCCGCCGTGGCGGCGTGGCGCGAAGAGCCGGCCTGA
- a CDS encoding error-prone DNA polymerase, with protein sequence MSAFLPAYAELHCLSNFSFLRGASHAEELVARAKALGYRAIAITDQCSLAGVVRAHLEAKEAGLQLLIGSEFEILANAPFKLVVLACNRQGYGNLSAFITQLRRAATKGEYQRPHLNDLRAEALADCLVLYVPSRSASTDAVLAQARWVAHHFEQRSWLAVELLHGLDDAAWLATTRDVSRRTGLPLVAAGDVHMHVRSCKPLQDVLTAIRVGKPLADCGYELQPNAERHLRSRLRLAQIYPAELLQETIRVASRCTFSLDELKYEYPQEIVPKGETPAGYLRRLTYEGAGRCYPGGIPQKVAELIEHELGLIAELQYEAYFLTVHDLVAFARSRHILCQGRGSAANSAVAYCLGITAVDPARTSTLFERFISKERNEPPDIDVDFEHQRREEVIQYIYEKYGRDRAGMTAVVTMYRSRSAMRDVGKALGLDAAAIDRLAKSHQHFDGHRLPPEQLATVGLDPDDLATRQFVDLVNQIRGFPRHLSQHVGGFVIAQGQLSRMVPVENAAMADRTVIQWDKDDLDAMGLLKVDVLALGMLSALRRALDLIGRRRGHEFELQDVPPEDTATYRMIQQADTVGVFQIESRAQMAMLPRMKPERFYDLVVEVALVRPGPIQGGMVHPYLRRRQGLEPVTYPPGLERALGRTLGVPIFQEQVMQVAQDAAGFTPGEADQLRRAMAAWKRKGGVQRFYDKIIDGMTQRGYEREFAEQIFAQIQGFAEYGFPESHAASFALLVYASCWIKCHEPAAFLAALLNSQPMGFYAPSQLVQDAQRHGVEVRPPDVMYSEVESTLEDLPHTPAVRIGLQLMRGLKQETAQRIVAARQVRPFTSAEDLARRARVDVHEMRLLASADALMSLSGHRRQQVWDAAALLAVPRLLEDAPFEEDVLELPAAAEGEEIVFDYASLGLSLRRHPLALLRPHLRERRLLTAEEMRGFPNGRLARACGIVTMRQQPSTSNGVIFVTLEDETGQTNVIVWRSVRDKQRDTLLKSRLMAVYGVWQRDGEVRHLVAHRLEDLTPLLGRLATASRDFR encoded by the coding sequence GTGTCTGCGTTTCTGCCGGCCTATGCCGAGCTGCACTGCCTGTCCAACTTCTCGTTCCTCAGGGGGGCTTCGCACGCCGAGGAGTTGGTGGCACGCGCCAAGGCGCTCGGCTATCGCGCGATCGCCATCACCGACCAGTGCTCGCTGGCAGGCGTCGTGCGAGCCCACCTGGAGGCCAAGGAGGCGGGCCTGCAGCTGCTGATCGGCAGCGAGTTCGAGATCCTCGCGAACGCCCCGTTCAAGCTGGTCGTGCTGGCTTGCAACCGGCAGGGCTACGGCAACCTGAGTGCCTTCATCACGCAACTGCGGCGTGCGGCCACCAAGGGCGAGTACCAACGGCCCCATCTGAACGACCTGCGAGCAGAGGCACTGGCCGATTGCCTGGTGCTCTACGTGCCGAGCCGAAGCGCCTCGACCGACGCCGTGCTCGCGCAAGCCCGGTGGGTGGCTCATCATTTCGAGCAGCGCTCGTGGCTGGCGGTCGAGTTGCTGCACGGGCTCGATGATGCGGCCTGGCTTGCCACCACACGAGACGTGTCGCGCAGGACCGGGCTGCCGCTGGTGGCTGCCGGCGACGTCCACATGCATGTGCGCTCATGCAAGCCACTGCAGGACGTGCTCACCGCGATCCGCGTTGGCAAGCCGCTGGCCGACTGCGGCTACGAACTGCAGCCCAATGCCGAGCGCCACCTGCGCTCGCGCCTGCGGCTGGCGCAGATCTATCCGGCCGAATTGCTGCAGGAAACCATCAGGGTCGCCAGCCGCTGCACCTTCTCGCTCGACGAACTGAAGTACGAGTACCCGCAGGAGATCGTGCCGAAAGGCGAGACCCCGGCCGGCTACCTGCGGCGGCTCACCTACGAGGGCGCAGGCCGGTGTTATCCCGGTGGCATCCCGCAGAAGGTGGCGGAGCTGATCGAGCATGAACTGGGGCTGATCGCAGAGCTGCAGTACGAGGCGTACTTCCTCACGGTCCACGACCTCGTCGCTTTCGCGCGGTCGCGCCACATCCTGTGCCAGGGGCGCGGCTCGGCGGCCAACTCGGCGGTCGCCTACTGCCTGGGCATCACTGCAGTGGACCCGGCCCGCACGTCCACGCTGTTCGAGCGCTTCATCTCCAAGGAGCGCAACGAGCCGCCCGACATCGACGTGGACTTCGAGCACCAGCGGCGCGAAGAGGTGATCCAGTACATCTATGAGAAATACGGCCGCGACCGGGCAGGAATGACCGCCGTGGTGACGATGTACCGCAGCAGGAGTGCCATGCGGGACGTCGGCAAGGCGCTCGGCCTCGATGCGGCCGCCATCGACCGGTTGGCGAAAAGCCACCAGCACTTCGATGGGCACCGCTTGCCCCCGGAGCAGTTGGCGACCGTGGGGCTGGACCCTGACGACCTGGCGACCCGCCAGTTTGTCGACCTCGTGAACCAGATCCGCGGCTTCCCGAGGCACCTCAGCCAGCACGTGGGGGGCTTCGTGATTGCGCAGGGCCAGCTCAGCCGCATGGTGCCGGTGGAGAACGCCGCGATGGCGGATCGAACGGTGATCCAGTGGGACAAGGACGACCTGGATGCCATGGGCCTCCTCAAGGTGGACGTGCTGGCGCTCGGCATGCTGAGCGCCCTGCGCCGGGCGCTCGATCTCATCGGCCGACGACGGGGGCATGAGTTCGAGCTGCAGGACGTGCCACCCGAAGACACGGCGACGTACCGGATGATCCAGCAGGCCGATACGGTGGGCGTGTTCCAGATCGAAAGCCGGGCGCAGATGGCGATGCTGCCCCGCATGAAACCGGAGCGGTTCTATGACCTGGTCGTGGAGGTCGCCCTGGTGCGGCCCGGCCCCATCCAGGGCGGCATGGTGCACCCCTACCTGCGGCGCCGGCAAGGCCTGGAGCCGGTGACCTACCCTCCGGGGCTCGAGCGCGCGCTGGGTCGGACGCTGGGCGTGCCCATCTTCCAGGAGCAGGTGATGCAGGTGGCGCAGGACGCCGCCGGCTTCACGCCCGGTGAGGCGGACCAGCTACGGCGCGCAATGGCCGCCTGGAAGCGCAAGGGGGGCGTGCAGCGCTTCTACGACAAGATCATCGATGGCATGACGCAGCGGGGCTATGAGCGCGAGTTCGCCGAGCAGATCTTTGCGCAGATCCAGGGCTTCGCCGAATACGGCTTCCCCGAGAGCCATGCGGCCTCGTTTGCGCTGCTGGTCTATGCGAGCTGCTGGATCAAATGCCATGAGCCGGCCGCCTTCCTGGCGGCTTTGCTGAACTCGCAGCCGATGGGCTTCTATGCGCCGAGCCAGTTGGTGCAGGACGCGCAACGCCATGGGGTGGAGGTACGCCCGCCGGATGTGATGTACAGCGAAGTCGAGTCCACGCTCGAAGACCTGCCCCACACGCCGGCCGTGCGCATCGGTCTGCAGTTGATGCGGGGACTGAAGCAGGAGACGGCGCAGCGCATCGTGGCGGCACGGCAGGTGCGCCCCTTCACCAGCGCCGAAGACCTGGCACGGCGGGCAAGGGTCGATGTGCACGAGATGCGCTTGCTGGCCTCCGCAGATGCGCTCATGAGCTTGTCGGGGCATCGGCGGCAGCAGGTATGGGACGCAGCCGCCCTGCTCGCCGTGCCCCGGTTGCTGGAGGACGCGCCGTTCGAGGAAGACGTCCTGGAACTGCCAGCGGCGGCCGAAGGCGAAGAGATCGTGTTCGACTACGCCTCGTTGGGGTTGAGCCTGCGGCGCCATCCGCTGGCCTTGCTGCGGCCTCACTTGCGCGAGCGCCGGTTGCTGACGGCCGAGGAGATGCGGGGGTTTCCCAACGGGCGGCTGGCACGGGCCTGCGGCATCGTGACGATGCGCCAGCAGCCGAGCACCTCCAACGGCGTGATCTTCGTGACGCTGGAGGACGAGACGGGTCAGACCAATGTGATCGTCTGGCGGTCGGTGCGCGACAAGCAGCGGGACACACTGCTGAAGTCGCGGCTGATGGCGGTGTACGGGGTATGGCAGCGCGACGGCGAGGTGCGTCATTTGGTGGCGCACCGACTGGAGGATCTGACGCCACTGCTAGGAAGACTGGCCACGGCGAGTCGCGATTTCCGCTGA
- a CDS encoding DNA polymerase Y family protein, translated as MASQQRAIGWWALQFTPRVALLDEAVLLEAAASRRLFGGEDRLWERLQQTALALGCTAVARAPTARAALALARAGRENGFGGPLPALLDPLPLTTVTEAAACEATLARLGCRCLGDVRRLPRGGVGRRLGHALLEGLDQAYGLRPETFEWLTLPERFEARLELPSRVEHAEGLLLGGQRLLEQMAGWLAARQAGVHCFTFIWLHDFHRGRDAPPSAELEIRTAETTRETGHLARLLAEQLAKVELAASVEEIRLRADDVEALAVQSGSLLQDASRRGESVLQLMERVAARLGPERVQRAVLRADHRPECAQTWQPAGEPVPRKAVAMPADLPLPTWLLDPPIRLALRDERPLYQGPLETIAGPSRIEAGWWDPAATGASVVTRDYYVMASQHAGLLWVYRERDLRSDERSPWFLHGIFG; from the coding sequence GTGGCCTCGCAGCAGCGGGCCATCGGCTGGTGGGCCTTGCAGTTCACCCCACGCGTTGCGCTGCTCGACGAAGCGGTGCTGCTGGAGGCCGCCGCCAGCCGGCGCTTGTTCGGTGGCGAGGACCGCTTGTGGGAGCGCCTGCAGCAGACGGCGCTGGCCCTGGGCTGCACGGCGGTGGCGCGGGCCCCCACCGCCCGCGCAGCGCTGGCGTTGGCGCGCGCCGGCAGGGAAAACGGCTTTGGCGGGCCACTGCCGGCGCTGCTGGACCCGCTGCCGTTGACGACGGTGACGGAGGCCGCTGCCTGCGAAGCCACGCTGGCCCGCCTGGGCTGTCGCTGCCTGGGCGACGTGCGCCGTCTGCCACGGGGCGGTGTCGGCCGGCGCCTCGGGCACGCCCTCTTGGAAGGCCTGGACCAAGCCTACGGGCTGCGGCCCGAGACTTTCGAGTGGCTCACCCTGCCCGAGCGTTTCGAGGCTCGCCTGGAGTTGCCCAGCCGGGTCGAGCACGCCGAGGGCCTGCTGCTTGGCGGGCAACGCCTGCTGGAGCAGATGGCCGGCTGGCTCGCCGCCCGCCAGGCCGGCGTGCACTGCTTCACGTTCATCTGGCTGCATGACTTCCATCGGGGACGCGACGCACCGCCCAGCGCCGAACTGGAGATCCGCACCGCGGAGACGACCCGCGAGACCGGGCACTTGGCCCGTTTGCTGGCCGAACAACTGGCCAAAGTCGAACTCGCCGCGTCGGTCGAGGAAATCCGGCTGCGCGCCGATGATGTGGAGGCATTGGCGGTACAGAGCGGCTCCCTGCTGCAGGACGCCAGCCGCCGGGGTGAATCGGTGCTGCAGCTGATGGAGCGCGTCGCCGCCCGGCTCGGGCCCGAGCGGGTGCAGCGCGCGGTGCTGCGCGCCGACCACCGGCCCGAGTGCGCGCAGACATGGCAACCCGCTGGCGAGCCGGTACCGCGCAAAGCGGTGGCGATGCCCGCCGACCTGCCATTGCCGACCTGGCTGCTGGACCCACCGATCCGCCTCGCCCTGAGGGATGAGCGGCCGCTCTACCAGGGCCCCCTCGAAACCATCGCCGGCCCCAGCCGCATCGAAGCCGGCTGGTGGGACCCCGCGGCCACCGGCGCAAGCGTTGTGACACGCGACTATTACGTGATGGCCAGCCAGCACGCGGGCCTGCTGTGGGTCTACCGCGAGCGGGACCTCCGCAGCGACGAGCGCAGCCCGTGGTTCCTCCATGGCATCTTTGGATGA
- the imuA gene encoding translesion DNA synthesis-associated protein ImuA, with product MSAAASSLPRLPADRCAETVLESLDPAIESSLWRGTELSRGVQLTVSTGFNGLDDELPGSGWPLGAVTEILQAQDGLAEWRLLGPALRRLATSQRPLWLVGAPHAPYCPGLRLAGLPESHLVRVRADTPAERLWATEQAVKADGLGAVLAWLPQVRPAQIRRLQSCAAQAEMPVFLMRPMLALRDASAAPLRLVVSLGTAWTLRVRIAKRRGPVHEGELTLAAVSPQLARLAAARLQPGGRRSLESHHAVLGGTDTSPVPVVPEPANAF from the coding sequence ATGTCTGCTGCTGCTTCCTCTCTCCCTCGTCTGCCTGCCGATCGGTGCGCCGAGACCGTTCTGGAGTCACTGGATCCAGCGATTGAGTCTTCACTGTGGCGCGGTACTGAGCTGTCGCGCGGCGTGCAACTCACAGTAAGCACCGGCTTCAATGGCTTGGATGATGAGTTGCCGGGCAGTGGATGGCCCCTGGGCGCGGTGACCGAAATCCTGCAAGCTCAGGACGGCCTCGCGGAATGGCGACTCCTCGGGCCGGCACTGCGTCGGCTGGCGACGTCGCAGCGCCCGCTGTGGCTGGTGGGCGCTCCTCATGCGCCCTACTGCCCTGGCCTGCGCCTGGCCGGGCTCCCAGAGAGCCACCTGGTCCGTGTGCGGGCCGACACGCCGGCCGAGCGACTGTGGGCCACCGAGCAGGCCGTCAAGGCCGATGGCCTCGGCGCGGTGCTCGCCTGGCTGCCTCAGGTGCGGCCCGCCCAGATCCGCCGCCTGCAGAGCTGTGCCGCTCAGGCCGAGATGCCGGTCTTTCTGATGCGGCCAATGCTCGCACTGCGCGATGCTTCCGCCGCACCGCTGCGGCTGGTGGTCTCGCTCGGCACGGCGTGGACGCTGCGGGTGCGGATCGCCAAGCGCCGCGGCCCTGTTCATGAAGGCGAGTTGACGCTCGCCGCCGTTTCGCCTCAGCTGGCCCGCCTCGCTGCAGCTCGCCTGCAGCCGGGGGGCCGTCGTTCTCTGGAGAGCCACCATGCTGTACTGGGTGGCACTGACACTTCCCCCGTTCCTGTCGTCCCCGAGCCCGCGAACGCCTTCTGA
- a CDS encoding alpha/beta fold hydrolase, which translates to MPSPLARQERSFKMEPIDAGRRRLFGAAAVAGLAMPFGLLAPQARAQAAASRSSFAALKQVNAGVLNVGYAEDGPADGPVVICLHGWPYDIHTYVDVAPLLAQAGYRVIVPYLRGYGSTRFLSHDTPRNGQQAALAVDVISLMDALGIERAVMAGCDWGARTACILGALWPERCKALVSVSGYLVANPKTALQPLPPQAELQWWYQYYLATERGRLGYEKNTRAFAKLIWQQASPQWHFSDATFECSARALDNPDHVAIAVHNYRWRLALAPGEARYDGIEARLTAAPAITVPTITLEGDANGAPHPDPASYAKRFIGRYEHRQLSGGVGHNLPQEAPQAFAQAVIDIAKA; encoded by the coding sequence ATGCCTTCACCTTTGGCTAGACAAGAGAGGAGCTTCAAGATGGAACCCATAGATGCCGGGCGCCGGCGCCTGTTCGGTGCGGCGGCCGTTGCCGGGCTGGCGATGCCGTTCGGCTTGCTCGCCCCACAGGCCCGCGCGCAGGCCGCTGCATCCCGCAGCAGCTTCGCGGCACTGAAACAGGTGAACGCCGGCGTGCTGAATGTGGGCTATGCCGAAGACGGCCCTGCGGACGGTCCGGTCGTGATCTGCCTGCACGGCTGGCCGTATGACATCCATACCTACGTGGACGTCGCCCCCCTGCTCGCACAGGCCGGATATCGTGTGATCGTGCCCTACCTGCGCGGCTACGGCAGCACCCGCTTTCTTTCGCACGACACGCCGCGCAATGGACAGCAAGCGGCGCTCGCGGTGGACGTGATCTCACTCATGGACGCGCTGGGCATCGAGCGGGCCGTCATGGCCGGCTGCGACTGGGGCGCGCGCACGGCCTGCATCCTGGGAGCACTCTGGCCGGAGCGCTGCAAGGCGCTGGTCTCGGTGAGCGGCTACCTGGTCGCCAATCCCAAAACAGCGTTGCAGCCCCTGCCGCCACAGGCTGAATTGCAGTGGTGGTACCAGTACTACCTGGCCACCGAACGCGGACGCCTGGGCTACGAGAAGAACACCCGCGCCTTCGCCAAGCTGATCTGGCAGCAGGCCTCGCCACAATGGCACTTCAGCGACGCCACCTTCGAATGTTCCGCACGCGCGCTCGACAACCCGGATCACGTCGCGATCGCGGTCCACAACTATCGCTGGCGGCTTGCCTTGGCGCCCGGCGAAGCCCGGTACGACGGCATCGAGGCCAGGCTCACCGCTGCACCGGCGATTACGGTGCCGACCATCACGCTGGAAGGCGACGCGAACGGCGCCCCCCACCCTGACCCGGCCTCGTATGCGAAACGTTTCATCGGCCGGTACGAGCACCGGCAGCTGTCCGGCGGTGTCGGCCACAACCTGCCGCAGGAAGCACCGCAAGCGTTCGCCCAGGCGGTGATCGACATCGCCAAGGCCTAG
- a CDS encoding thioredoxin family protein, translating to MKKRLFHLACIAAAASLCLPGVVTSAPATMPPLDGATGWINSAPLTPQALNGKVVLVDFWTYSCINCLRTLPYVRAWARKYQAAGLVVVGVHTPEFEFEQQPGNVLRAVRDLDIGYPVALDSHYTIWRAFGNRAWPALYFVDAQGRIRHSQYGEGRYADAERLIQQLLREAGRGDLTATGLVAPVGKGTQAAANPEQAESDETYIGSARASGFVSTHGGLRPGDQVYAGAPSLHANQWTLSGAWRVGEEYALGRQPGGRIAYRFRARDLHLVMASDSGHPIRFRVRIDGRAPGADHGTDTNADGRGIVDAQRLYQLVRQAASAGERTFEIEFLDAGVRVYAFTFG from the coding sequence ATGAAGAAGCGACTGTTCCACCTGGCTTGCATCGCGGCGGCAGCCAGTCTCTGCCTGCCTGGCGTGGTCACCTCCGCCCCGGCCACAATGCCGCCGCTCGACGGCGCGACGGGCTGGATCAACTCGGCTCCGCTGACGCCGCAAGCCCTGAACGGCAAGGTGGTGCTGGTGGATTTCTGGACCTACTCATGCATCAACTGCCTGCGCACGCTGCCGTATGTGCGGGCATGGGCGCGCAAGTACCAAGCAGCGGGCCTTGTCGTGGTGGGCGTGCACACGCCGGAGTTCGAGTTCGAGCAGCAGCCGGGCAACGTGCTGCGCGCGGTGCGGGACCTGGACATCGGCTACCCGGTGGCGCTGGACAGCCACTACACGATCTGGCGTGCCTTCGGCAACCGCGCATGGCCGGCGCTGTACTTTGTCGATGCGCAGGGGCGCATCCGCCATTCCCAATACGGCGAAGGCCGCTACGCAGACGCCGAGCGGCTGATCCAGCAGCTGCTCCGCGAGGCCGGCCGCGGCGACTTGACGGCCACGGGGCTGGTGGCTCCGGTGGGCAAGGGCACCCAGGCAGCGGCCAACCCCGAGCAGGCCGAATCCGACGAGACCTACATCGGCTCCGCCCGCGCGAGCGGCTTCGTGTCCACGCACGGCGGCTTGCGCCCGGGCGACCAGGTGTATGCCGGAGCACCGAGCCTCCATGCCAACCAGTGGACGCTGTCTGGCGCATGGCGGGTCGGCGAGGAATACGCCTTGGGGCGGCAGCCGGGCGGACGCATCGCCTACCGTTTCCGTGCCCGTGACCTGCACCTGGTGATGGCCAGCGACAGCGGCCATCCGATCCGTTTCCGCGTGCGCATCGACGGCCGCGCGCCAGGCGCCGACCATGGCACGGACACCAATGCCGACGGTCGCGGCATCGTCGATGCACAGCGCCTGTACCAACTCGTGCGCCAGGCCGCCTCGGCCGGCGAGAGAACCTTCGAGATCGAGTTTCTCGATGCAGGCGTGCGCGTGTATGCCTTCACCTTTGGCTAG
- a CDS encoding MarR family winged helix-turn-helix transcriptional regulator, with product MGLSSSNADDAALSDFLCFSIYSANLAYGRAYRPILEQLGLTYTQYITLICLHEQDNQSVSELGTKLFLESNTLTPILKKLEAMGYVRRQRSTTDERVVVVGLTDKGRRLREQARGKNLVAATGLGAKEFRSLQKAVSRLRDSLLESMQRPID from the coding sequence ATGGGCCTGAGTTCATCGAACGCCGACGACGCAGCGCTGTCGGACTTTCTCTGCTTCTCCATCTACTCGGCCAACCTCGCATACGGCAGGGCGTACCGGCCCATCCTTGAGCAGCTGGGGCTCACCTATACGCAGTACATCACGCTGATTTGCCTTCACGAGCAGGACAACCAAAGCGTCAGCGAACTGGGCACGAAGCTCTTCCTCGAGTCCAACACACTGACCCCCATCCTGAAGAAGCTCGAGGCCATGGGCTACGTGCGTCGCCAGCGCAGCACCACCGACGAACGCGTGGTGGTCGTCGGCCTCACCGACAAAGGAAGGCGGCTGCGTGAACAGGCCCGCGGCAAGAACCTCGTGGCCGCCACCGGGCTCGGCGCCAAGGAGTTCCGCAGCTTGCAGAAGGCGGTGAGCCGACTGCGCGACAGCCTGCTGGAGTCCATGCAACGCCCGATCGACTGA
- a CDS encoding tetratricopeptide repeat protein: MRLLAVLLLCTLLSGCNHSPEVAQPRPPQLFQDDHFVAPPQPVSRAEVFALSEPMQRYLDTEIAAQLRDKGRLKGLLAALYRQGQLKLEYDSSVTKNAAEAFVSRSGNCLSLVIMTAAFAKALELPVEFQSALIDESWSRSGGLYLLSGHVNVTLGRRLMDARSRRDAGQSVTVDFLPPEDVRGLRTRVVSEDTIVAMYMNNRAAETLVQGRTDEAYWWAREAVVQDPGFTGAYNTLGVVYLRRGLAGPAERAWREVLRRDANNTRALANLAQLLAQQGRPAEALPLQRRLSTLEAAPPYRYFELGMAALRTGDAEAARAWFEKEVARDPYQAEFHFWLGVAQLRLGRAEVARRQLELALESSTTADERGRYAAKLARLRADGRPVR, encoded by the coding sequence GTGCGCCTGCTCGCCGTCCTGTTGCTCTGCACGCTGCTGTCGGGCTGCAACCATTCTCCGGAGGTCGCGCAGCCGCGGCCGCCCCAGCTGTTCCAGGACGACCACTTCGTGGCGCCGCCGCAGCCGGTATCGCGTGCGGAAGTGTTTGCGTTGAGCGAACCGATGCAACGCTACCTCGACACCGAGATTGCCGCCCAGCTGCGCGACAAGGGCCGCCTGAAAGGCCTGTTGGCGGCGCTCTACCGGCAGGGCCAGCTCAAGCTGGAGTACGACAGCTCCGTCACCAAGAATGCCGCCGAGGCGTTTGTCAGCCGCTCCGGCAACTGCCTGTCGCTGGTCATCATGACGGCGGCCTTCGCCAAGGCGCTGGAGTTGCCGGTGGAGTTCCAGAGTGCGCTGATCGACGAGAGCTGGAGCCGCAGTGGCGGGCTCTACCTGCTGAGCGGCCATGTCAACGTCACGCTCGGGCGACGGCTGATGGACGCGCGCAGCCGGCGCGACGCCGGCCAGTCGGTGACGGTGGACTTCCTGCCGCCCGAGGACGTGCGGGGACTCCGCACGCGCGTCGTCAGCGAGGACACCATCGTGGCGATGTACATGAACAACCGCGCCGCCGAGACCCTGGTGCAGGGCCGCACCGACGAAGCCTACTGGTGGGCACGCGAGGCCGTCGTGCAAGACCCCGGGTTCACCGGTGCCTACAACACACTGGGCGTGGTCTATTTGCGGCGCGGGCTCGCAGGGCCGGCCGAACGGGCCTGGCGTGAAGTGCTGCGGCGCGATGCCAACAACACCCGCGCCCTGGCCAACCTCGCGCAGCTGCTGGCGCAGCAGGGCCGGCCCGCGGAGGCGCTGCCCCTGCAACGCCGGCTCTCGACGCTGGAAGCCGCGCCGCCCTACCGCTACTTCGAGCTGGGCATGGCCGCGCTCAGGACAGGGGACGCGGAAGCCGCCCGTGCCTGGTTCGAGAAGGAAGTGGCACGCGATCCCTACCAGGCGGAGTTCCACTTCTGGCTGGGGGTGGCGCAGCTCAGGCTCGGCCGGGCCGAAGTGGCACGCCGCCAGCTCGAGCTGGCACTGGAAAGCAGCACCACCGCGGACGAGCGAGGCCGCTATGCGGCAAAGCTGGCCCGCCTGAGAGCAGACGGTCGACCGGTACGCTAA
- a CDS encoding RidA family protein: protein MSIFSSSNALRPAASLAFINPPGLYDPRPNGYTHVVIADAPSRLVYIAGQGGENEAGELADDFGLQVEQALRNLTLALAAADATLADVAKLTVLVVDHSESRLRILTDRLRAAWGSRPAPACTLIPVPRLALDGMLFEVEATAVLPASGVAGDQGGGGGD from the coding sequence ATGTCGATCTTCTCGTCTTCCAACGCCCTGCGGCCGGCCGCATCGCTGGCCTTCATCAACCCGCCGGGTCTCTACGACCCGCGGCCGAATGGCTACACCCATGTGGTGATTGCCGACGCGCCGTCCCGCCTGGTGTACATCGCCGGGCAGGGCGGCGAAAACGAGGCAGGTGAGCTGGCCGACGATTTCGGCCTGCAGGTCGAACAGGCCTTGCGCAACCTGACGCTGGCCCTCGCGGCGGCTGACGCGACCCTGGCCGACGTCGCCAAGCTCACGGTGCTGGTGGTGGACCACAGCGAATCCCGCCTGCGCATCCTCACCGATCGATTGCGGGCGGCCTGGGGCAGCCGGCCGGCACCCGCCTGCACGCTGATTCCGGTACCCCGGCTGGCACTGGACGGCATGTTGTTCGAGGTCGAAGCGACGGCGGTCCTGCCTGCATCGGGAGTGGCAGGGGACCAGGGCGGCGGCGGGGGCGACTGA